ACATGAGTACGAGTCCATTTCTGActgatttaaaagaaataaaattagaGGTTTGGAGTGGCTTAGTTAAATACTGTTGCAAGACCATAAATGTGCAATTCATTCTCAaaatatatgttattattaaactgatGAATTAGACTGACCACTATTTTTCaacaatgttttttctttattaaattaaacaatcattttaaaacgttattttacatttactaaGGTTATTTTTATCTTACATAACATTTTGTTAGAAACATTTAAAGTTTGACATGTTTGAAAAATTCAGAAGGGGGCTGAATAGAACAGTACAGAAAAAATTGAAATGTCATAAATGCTATGCAATAAGTGCATGCAAACTTTTGACTTTCACTGGATGTTCTAAACTACTTTTTATCATTTAATAACCACACAAAAAAACTGAATTATAATTTCAAAATTTATTGACAACTCACATTTAAAGGATGAATGACATTAAAAGttatacatttacaaaaataaatcatttatttatttcaaatgaATACAGTCCCTGACAAAATATACATAATACCAGAGATCACCGTAAAGTGAAAAACTTTCACTTTAAAAAGCACAGAGCAATATgttcaataaattaataataactgcTTCCATTGGGAAGAAGGCAATAGgataaataattagaaatgtccagaaaaaaatccattaaatAATACATAGTACTGATGGCAGAGGATCAACCTCATTTCATTTGCTCATCTATgatcacatttatttacttaaaaacTGGTACAGTAGTGTCGGTAATGTGCAGGTTTGGTAGAGCCCTGtgacaagaaaataaaaataattttagttGACTAAACCTTTGTAATGTAAGAAACACATGTAATTTCTTTGTACGTTACTAATGTTTCTAGAACATTTGTTTTTATGTGAGTCTGCAAATCAAGGTTTTGTCATAAAATCATGCAGCAGCCTGCAAATGATATGCAATTCCTCTGCTTTACCACCAGATAAGGGTACAAATTCATGCTGAAAAAGTGGTGGCACTGAAGGAgattcataaataaatgaacaaatgttgTGCAATAGGGAATTCGGGGTTCAAATCTTAAAGTgctgtccacacagacatgattggctagtgatatataaatatatatatttctggttcctcatatacatatactggttcattagccataacattaaaaccacctccttgtttctacactcactgtccattttatcagctccacttaccatatagaagcactttgtagttctacaattactgactgtagtccatctgtttctctgcatgctttgttagccctacagccctggactacagtcagtaattgtagaactacaaagtgcttctatatggtaagtggagctgataaaatggacagtgagtgtagaaacaaggagttggtttaaatgttatggctgatcagtgtatatgtattgtacagtatattatatatgtactgtatatgtatgtattatgtGCCCATTAAAGCTTTTTATGCAGATTCAGGTGTTCTCTACTAAAGATAGTATTTGTTTATATGAAATGTTGCATAAGCCATATTGTAGACATTGCAGACATTAAAACACCCAAGATTATGTACTTACATAGTTTCCAGTCTTGTAGGCCTATATTAGACTGTCTGTGCTGGTCTTATATACCTGGTGTGGAACTTCAATGTCCGAGCTACTGAAAAACAAAAAGTAATAATAGGTAAGCCTCACAGCCCAACATAAGAACAGTCAACACAAATTTAAatagaagtaaaataaaaatttacctGATATCAAATTGGTTAgctgtggaaaaaaaacaacaactttagattcaaagtaaatatttattaaaatatttacattttttaaataaatgacagtttaaAGGTATGATGTTAAAAAGTACTAAATGATTAAGTGctggaaattaaataaatgtgataTTAGAGTAATTGTACTGAAAAAAGCAGGAAGGCCAGTGGGCTAATTTTCTCACCTTTCCGCTGTCTGAGTTTCTTTAGAATCCACAAAACCATAGCAAGGCTGGAAAAAGCAGCAGTGCCTCCAGCAGCCACTGTTAATTTACTTATCAAGGACGGACTCAAAGAGCTAGAAACAACTAGAAGACACAAattcaaataaattaaatagtaCTAATAAAAGATCAACAGGCTCTGTATTCTATATGTTACTataatatttgacaaatatttaatataaggtTTAGGCTAATTATTTTACCTTTGCATGTAGGCACCTCTCCGGACCAGTTACCATTAAGGTTGCATGTTAGTGTTTCGTAACCATGTAGCTGGTAGCCATTATGACAGCTGAAGGAACATGAAGTGCTAAAGACAGCTTCTTCTGAGGAACAGTTGATGAAGCCTTTTTCTGGTTCCTCAAGGTATGGGCATGTCACTGCTATAAAGTGAAAACACAATACTTTTATGAAAGCTGTTTCTTTGTTGCAATGTTTTATGGTTTTTATACACAGACTTTACCAATAGAGAAAAGCAAGGTTAATCAATTCCAGTCCTAGACAGTGGGAGTTCAACAAATGTTGGGGCAGTTTTTGAACTAATTAATTGTACTAATATCCACCTTCATTAGTAGAAGTGATTATTGggcatatatattattatacctATGCATTGGGGAATGTCCGTGCTCCATTCTCCTTTCTCTGTGCACTGGAGGTTGAATTCTCCTAGCAGGATAAAGCCCTCATCACAGGTGAAGCTGCACGTAGAGCCCATAGTAAGGGTTTGGTCAAAACAAAACATGGCGCCATCTTGAGGAGACGAGAGAGCTGGGCACTTAACCTCTGTGAACATagcaacaaataataaacattactaaaaatttacaaaaataagaCACCTAATATAACTCATCAGTTAACTACTAGATCTAGTAGATTAAAAAAGGAACATAACTGAAGAGTGCTAGAGCACTGAAGTACCTGTGCAGCTGGGGACGGCTGTGCTCCATTCTTCTGTCTCTGTGCACTGTACCCTTGTAGCCCCCTGAAGCTTAAACCCTTCTTCACAGCTGAAGCTGCAAGATGAGTTGACTGTGAGGTCATCTAATCCCCTGGTGCACTCAGAGTTGAGGTGAGCGTGCTGTTCTGGCAAATTGCACCTGATAGCTAAGTAAATATAcatgtttattaattacttaaaggactttgtgtttttgtaacatttttattaagttAAGTTTTTAgtggtttttaattgtatttatttctatttattatttttttaatgcattttctccccattttcctcccgatttagcacactcaattttgtcttctgctgctgcgagataccagattgcatccgaggagagcacgtcgctgtacacgcctcttacgacacgtgcacagccctcctcttctcgcccctgctttctgcacaggcgtcttttccgccaatcagggtccttacacagcgtatgaagacccacccacccatacatAGTCCGACcctcaccctgcagatacggtggccaattagtatctgctgcgagcactgccaattgtgcccgccagatggcgcccagccgaccagaggcaacaccgagtttcgaaccgaggagttcagaaacttggtgctggtgtgcaagcggaatatcccgctgcgccacctgggcaccctagtgtttttaaattttaagtaaAAATGCAAAAGAGCAAAATAAGTTTTGCTTCTTACCCTCACAATAAGGCATTTCCTGGCTCCATTCTCCTGTCTCTGTGCACTCTACCCTCGTAGCCCCCTGCAGCTTAAACCCTTCTTCACAGCTGAAGCTGCAAGATGAGTTGACTGTGAGGTCATCTGATCCCCTGGTGCACTCAGAGTTGAGGTGAGCTTGCTGTTCTGGCAAACTGCACCTGATAGCtgagtaaataaacatgtttattaattacttaaaggactttgtgttttttttatctaagtAAACATGCAAAATACCAAAATAAGGTTTGCTTCTTACCCTCACAATAAGGCATTTCCTGGCTCCATTCTCCTGTCACTGTGCACTCTACCCTCGTAGCCCCCTGCAGCTTAAACCCTTCTTCACAGCTGAAGCTGCAAGATGAGTTGACTGTGAGCTCATCTGATCCCCCGGTGCACTCAGAGTTAAGGTGAACTTGCTGTTCTGGCAAATTGCACCTGATAGCtaagtaaataacacttttgTTAATTACTTAAAGCactcaatgttttttttaatctaagtAAACTTGCATGATAAAGAGCAAAATATATTTTACTTCTTACCCTCACAATAAGGTGTTTCCTGGCTCCACTCTGCTGTTTTGTTGCAGGTCATTTCTGTTGCACCCTGAAGACGGAACCCAGCATCACAGCTGAAGCTGCACACGCTCTCATAACTGAACTTATCACCACTACAGCTCATCCTTCCATTCACTGGCTCCTTAGGTGCAGAACAACGAACCGCTGTGAAGAAAAAATGGAAGAGGGTTAGGTCGATGAACCCAATGTATGCTTGAAAAGTCAATAAATATGGTGGCTCATGCTGACTTTATGGTTAATACAAAGAAAGTTTCAGCTTTGTAACAAAAACCTAAAAGCATATGCATGTCACTTTCTTACCTTCACAGATGGGCTGCGAGTCGCTCCAGTGTCCTGATTCGTCACAAATCAGCTGGCTGGAGCCTGTTAGTGTGTAGCCTTCCTCACAGCTAAATTCACAGGAGGACAGGTAGCTGTAGTCTCCTAATGAATGATCACACTGCATGGTCCCATGAAGTGGGATTTCCAGCTCAGAACACTGGACGACTGTGAATACAGCGACCAAAATGAAGATGCATATGGGTTAACTAGACCACATAAAGCAAGCTGTTTACCatcatataaaaaagaaaacattttatgggtatgtaattttatatattaaagcTGTAGAATGTATGTAATAATGTTAAAAGGTATTAAAGTCGATTTATAGGCAATATTAAAGTCAATTTATCTTCACATACCCTATTTCTGATTGCTTTTGGTGCAAAAGCACCCATAAACATAGGAACAAGGCAAGAACACCCCCTAAAAATTCACCAATCCAATGCAGGGCACCACATGTTCACTAATGTACTTACATACACtaggtggacaaaagtattgggacaccaattgtaattactgaattcatgtgtttcagccacaacaattgccaacaggtgtaataaatcaattatataaaggaaattatatgcttccaactttgtagcaacagttgtgcacaaagcaaggtctataaagacataaaaaagcttggtttaaagaaattcTAATGGCCTACACAGAGCCTTAACATCAGCCCCAgtgaacatttttaaatgaactggaacattaattgaggctttcttgatcaacattagtgcccagccatacaaatgctgttgtGACGGAAtgggccacaaattcccacagacataactCAAAGTCTTGTAAAAAGCCCTCTCAAAAGAgtgactgttgttatagctgaaatgatttaatgtcatttgtttttgcagtggggtgtccaacaagctcatgatcaggtgtccaaatacttttggccatatagtgtacacttAGAATAGCCAACCCATCTACTGCATATTTTTGGGAGCTGGAGTAAAACCCATATACAGAGTGAAAACTAACAAGAAAAGGAGgtgaggttcaaacccaggtccacaGCACCCATACTACCCGCTGAGCTACTGTGCCACCAAGAGCTTAAAACAATATTGTGCATTATGCATATCCTTTAATAAGCAGAGGAAGTATATCATTTaaacacttcttttttttttaatgagtgGCGTAGTCACACAGCTGGTAGAATGAGTGCTGCACAACAATATGGATCCTGGAGGCCCGAGTTTAATCCTTACCTCTGATCACTGTAAAGTAATATGAGTGGTTTAAGTATTTTAGTTTAGCAGTTTTCCCTGTGTACTTCAATTATATCACACCTCCAAAATCTTGCAAAACCTGGCTGTTCTAAATTGCTCTTGGGTAGAAAGAAGTTGAAATATGTGAGTTGGTTGCTCTGTAAAGAATTGGTGACTTATTTAGGGAGTGTTTTTAATATTGTGCCAATTGTTTCTGGGTGGTAATGGATCTACCACAATCATAAACACTTGCAGTGAATAATGGGTTTCCGACATAATTACAAAAACACTCTTTGAAACTACACACATAATAAAGATGTGGTTTGACAGAGCCAAAGAGCAACagtgtcctctgtacctgtgCAGCTGGGGACGGCTGTGCTCCATTCTCCTGTCTCTGTGCACTGTACCCTCGTAGCCCCCTGCAGCTTAAACCCTTTTTCACAGCTGAAGCTGCAAGATGAGTTGACTGTGAGGTCATCTGATCCCCCGGTGCACTCAGAGTTAAGGTGAGCTTGCTGTTCTGGTAAATTGCACCTGATAGCTGAGTAAATAAACACTTCTGTTAAAAACTTAAAGCACTCTATTTTTCTTAATATAAGTCAACTTGCATGATAAAGAGCAAAATATATTTCACTTCTTACCCTCACAATAAGGTGTTTCCTGGCTCCACTCTGCAGTTTTAGTGCAGGTAATTTCTGTTGCACCCTGAAGACGGAACCCAGCATCACAGCTGAAGCTGCACATGCTCTCATAACTGAACTTATCACCACTACAGCTCATCCTTCCATTCACTGGCTCCTTAGGTGCAGAACAACGAACCGCTGTGAAAAATAGATGGAAGAAGGTTAGGTCGAAGAACACAAAGTTAGGTTGATGGACACTAGCACATGTTACTTGTACAGTGCATGTTTAACATGTTACATATACATGttaataaatgacattaaataTGGTGGAGAAAGTTTCAGTTTTGTAACAAAATCACTTTATGGACCTTAAAGCATGTCACTTTCGTACCTTCACAGATGGGCTGCGAGTCGCTCCAGTGTCCTGATTCATCACAAATCAGCTGGCTGGAGCTAGAGCCTGTTAGTGTGTAGCCTTCCTCACAGCTAAACTGACAGGATGACAGGTAGCTGTAGTCTCCTAATGAATGATCACACTGCATGGTCCCATGAAGTGGGATTTCCAGCTCCGAACACTGGACGACTGTGAATACAACGaccaaaacaaaaatgtatatgattaaaCTTTACCAAATTAAGCAAAATCTGCtccataaaataaagaaaaaatatataggcatgtaatttttatattaaagaatgtaagttttgattttgaaaataaaagcagtaacatTGTTACAGTCTAATGAAAAATAATCCTTTAAAATTTGTTGTTTTGTGCTACGGCAAGTTGCTctgaaatgtttaatttaataatgcaACTAGGCTGACACCAGAAAAAAGTTTTTTAGCTTGACATATACTACTTATTCATTTtaccatttatttatcttcagtagCACTTTTTTCAGTTGCAGTTGACCCAGAACCACTATTGCTGTGCTGCACATGCATAGCTGTGTCAACTGTCCACTCCTTGCCACAAATCAATATAACAAGAGATTTCTCTGAAGGTTAAATGTAATTACAATTATATGTTATTGCCAAaagatgtttttaaaatgaaaacatgtaCATACTGCATATTTTAATATCTAAACATTTGTATGCAATTCCAAAATGACAAGATTTATGCCACTTACGTTTACAGACTGGGGGTTTGTTGGACCAGGACGTTACAGCTTCACACCATGTCATTTGTAAGCCGACTAATTGGTAGCCCTTTTCACAGGAGTACTCACATCGGGAATCATAAGAGAACTCTCCATTAGGATGGACACAGACAACACTGCCTTGCTCAGGATTAAATATGTCCTTTTGGTCACATTTGATAACTGCAGACAAGAAATTAGATCACATAAaatcattatattatatatatacacatgtagaGAGGAAAAAGCATAAAATGACTCTATTATTATGCTGCAAAGTACAAGAAAAATGAGAAttttaataaagcaatttaGTAGTTTGCTGGTGGTAGTAgaactaaataattaaagacCTTGGTTTTGGGAAAGGATATGGGATAAGGATAAGGAAAACTTTGATGTCACTCACCAT
The sequence above is drawn from the Trichomycterus rosablanca isolate fTriRos1 chromosome 9, fTriRos1.hap1, whole genome shotgun sequence genome and encodes:
- the LOC134319939 gene encoding P-selectin-like yields the protein MNWSQSRNWCRKHYTDMVAIQNHDEINHLNSILPRKSGYYWIGIRKINNTWTWVGTDKHLTAEAENWAKGEPNNGRNNEDCVEIYIKRGKDEGMWNDESCQKKKTALCYTASCTSESCSPHGECVETINSHRCECFEGFYGDKCEHVIKCDQKDIFNPEQGSVVCVHPNGEFSYDSRCEYSCEKGYQLVGLQMTWCEAVTSWSNKPPVCKLVQCSELEIPLHGTMQCDHSLGDYSYLSSCQFSCEEGYTLTGSSSSQLICDESGHWSDSQPICEAVRCSAPKEPVNGRMSCSGDKFSYESMCSFSCDAGFRLQGATEITCTKTAEWSQETPYCEVVQCSELEIPLHGTMQCDHSLGDYSYLSSCEFSCEEGYTLTGSSQLICDESGHWSDSQPICEAVRCSAPKEPVNGRMSCSGDKFSYESVCSFSCDAGFRLQGATEMTCNKTAEWSQETPYCEAIRCNLPEQHAHLNSECTRGLDDLTVNSSCSFSCEEGFKLQGATRVQCTETEEWSTAVPSCTAVTCPYLEEPEKGFINCSSEEAVFSTSCSFSCHNGYQLHGYETLTCNLNGNWSGEVPTCKVVSSSLSPSLISKLTVAAGGTAAFSSLAMVLWILKKLRQRKANQFDISSSDIEVPHQVYKTSTDSLI